One Vibrio sp. CDRSL-10 TSBA genomic region harbors:
- a CDS encoding DUF2956 domain-containing protein: MKNKIVASPQTQDDANKIARATQKPGQTKEQTKLIAQGIEKGIALYKKEQKEKQRQADRARKKALKSKQATSSHDDASQPSGSETQAASPWPIRLPWILLVVSWLGFALYTFG; this comes from the coding sequence ATGAAAAACAAAATCGTCGCGTCGCCGCAAACCCAAGACGACGCCAATAAAATTGCCAGAGCAACGCAAAAGCCCGGCCAGACTAAAGAGCAGACCAAGCTGATTGCACAAGGGATTGAGAAAGGCATTGCCCTGTATAAAAAAGAGCAAAAAGAGAAGCAGCGCCAAGCCGACCGGGCACGTAAAAAAGCCCTGAAAAGCAAACAGGCGACTTCGAGCCATGACGATGCCTCACAACCATCCGGCTCAGAAACACAAGCCGCTTCGCCATGGCCGATCCGACTGCCCTGGATACTGCTGGTAGTGAGTTGGCTCGGTTTTGCGCTCTACACATTTGGTTAA
- a CDS encoding sodium/sugar symporter, giving the protein MSHIQNGLSFIDILVFAIYVAIIIAVGLWVSRDKKGVAKSTEDYFLAGKSLPWWAVGASLIAANISAEQFIGMSGSGFSIGLAIASYEWMAALTLIIVGKYFLPIFIDKGIYTIPEFVEQRFNKNLKTILAVFWIALYVFVNLTSVLYLGGLALETILGIPLMYSILGLALFALVYSIYGGLSAVVWTDVIQVFFLVLGGLLTTYMAVGFIGGENGWFSGLSTMIDAAPGHFEMVLDQSNPQYMNLPGIAVLIGGLWVANLYYWGFNQYIIQRTLAAKSVPEAQKGILFAAFLKLIVPFLVVIPGIAAYVITSSPELMASMGEMATNNMPSAAHADKAYPWLTQFLPVGLKGVVFAALAAAIVSSLASMLNSTATIFTMDIYKAYIAPQTGDHKLVNVGRITAVVALVIACMVAPMLGGIGQAFQYIQEYTGLVSPGILAVFLLGLFWKKTTSKGAITGVVLSIPFALFLKFMPLNMPFMDQMLYTLLFTIVVIAFTSLSTSANDDDPKGITLTSSMFATGKNFNIAAYAIMIALAVLYTIFW; this is encoded by the coding sequence ATGTCCCATATACAAAATGGTCTGAGCTTTATAGACATCTTGGTTTTTGCCATCTACGTTGCCATCATCATTGCAGTCGGTCTCTGGGTATCACGCGATAAAAAAGGCGTGGCCAAAAGTACCGAAGATTACTTCCTGGCCGGTAAATCACTGCCTTGGTGGGCCGTGGGTGCCTCGCTGATCGCAGCCAACATCTCTGCAGAACAATTTATTGGTATGTCCGGTTCCGGATTTTCCATCGGTCTGGCGATTGCCTCTTACGAATGGATGGCCGCGTTAACCCTTATCATCGTTGGTAAATACTTCCTGCCTATTTTTATCGATAAAGGCATTTACACCATCCCGGAATTTGTTGAGCAACGCTTTAATAAAAACCTTAAAACCATTCTGGCGGTGTTCTGGATTGCCCTGTACGTCTTTGTCAACCTGACCTCAGTGCTTTATCTGGGTGGCCTGGCGCTGGAAACCATTCTTGGTATTCCGCTGATGTACTCCATCCTTGGTCTGGCACTGTTTGCTCTGGTCTACTCTATCTATGGCGGTCTGTCAGCCGTGGTCTGGACCGATGTAATTCAGGTGTTCTTCCTGGTACTGGGTGGCTTGCTGACGACTTACATGGCGGTCGGTTTTATCGGCGGTGAAAACGGCTGGTTCAGCGGTCTGTCGACCATGATTGACGCCGCACCGGGTCACTTTGAAATGGTCCTCGACCAAAGCAATCCGCAGTACATGAACCTGCCGGGCATTGCCGTACTGATCGGTGGTCTGTGGGTAGCGAACCTGTATTACTGGGGCTTTAACCAGTATATTATCCAGCGCACGCTGGCCGCTAAATCAGTACCGGAAGCGCAAAAAGGGATTCTGTTCGCCGCTTTTCTGAAACTGATTGTGCCATTTTTAGTGGTAATTCCGGGCATTGCCGCCTACGTGATTACCAGCTCACCTGAGCTGATGGCGAGCATGGGCGAGATGGCGACCAACAATATGCCAAGTGCCGCGCACGCGGATAAAGCCTACCCATGGCTGACCCAGTTCCTGCCGGTGGGTCTGAAAGGTGTCGTATTTGCAGCACTGGCAGCCGCTATCGTGTCATCACTGGCTTCGATGCTGAACTCAACCGCCACCATCTTCACGATGGACATCTACAAAGCGTACATAGCCCCGCAAACCGGCGACCACAAACTGGTTAATGTGGGTCGTATCACTGCGGTAGTCGCTTTGGTTATTGCTTGTATGGTCGCGCCTATGCTGGGCGGTATTGGTCAGGCATTTCAGTATATCCAGGAGTACACTGGTCTGGTCAGCCCGGGCATTCTGGCTGTGTTCCTGCTGGGTCTGTTCTGGAAAAAGACCACCAGCAAAGGCGCAATCACAGGTGTGGTACTTTCCATTCCGTTTGCTCTGTTCCTGAAATTCATGCCTCTTAACATGCCATTCATGGACCAGATGCTGTACACCCTGCTGTTCACTATCGTGGTGATCGCATTTACCAGCCTGAGTACCTCAGCCAATGATGACGATCCGAAAGGCATCACACTGACATCATCGATGTTTGCCACCGGCAAAAACTTCAATATTGCCGCGTATGCCATCATGATTGCTCTGGCTGTGCTGTACACCATTTTCTGGTAA
- a CDS encoding DUF294 nucleotidyltransferase-like domain-containing protein, whose amino-acid sequence MHQELLPNIVTFLQSMSPFDQLKTETVNQIAHSVEILYLGQNEYLDSHQSAQQQFLYLIRAGVIEQRYQDGSLRSRLGSDDIFGLSQNHHQPEYRVVALENTLLYRINYASLLEKVADYPQVIAQLAPNIPTRLAHSTHRPVTESADTIFLQPVSQLLNSKIAIVSPDTTIQQVAHRMRNELRSSCAAIVDEQQKLIGLVTDKDMTKRVVAQGWDVQQPISSIMTTHLHTVNRRDLVLNATELMMQHHIQNIPVVDDNFAIVGIITPQQLIQKHSIQAVFLNEKIRQADSVVALSELGTERNALFCALVESGVSSDIISQVMTRIYDAFTCRLLELAEQHLGTAPCAFSWIAAGSHARHEVHLGSDQDNALILADYVTESDKAYFSHLAMYLCKGLDQCGYALCNGRFMAVTRQWCQPLHIWQEYYRKWSRAPEYDQLLNLNVFIEIRHIAGDQSLFAALDSQRQQQISANPKLMAALVTNTLRTRPPLGIFNNLVLKKDGLSGEKTLDIKHAALSCLVDMARIYALSAGGQMQDTLSRLQFAEQHSLLSHSSYQDCLGIYHFVTDLRNQHQVDALRSGRPVNNLLQPDRFGSFERQHLKDAFRIISGLQDAMRVKFGQ is encoded by the coding sequence ATGCATCAAGAGTTACTGCCGAATATCGTTACTTTTCTGCAATCCATGTCACCATTCGATCAGCTCAAAACTGAAACCGTCAATCAGATAGCGCATTCGGTCGAAATCCTTTATCTCGGGCAGAATGAATACCTTGATTCGCACCAATCGGCGCAGCAACAATTCCTGTACCTGATCCGGGCTGGCGTGATTGAACAACGTTATCAGGATGGCAGCCTGCGTTCCCGTCTTGGCAGTGATGACATCTTTGGCTTAAGCCAAAACCACCACCAACCGGAATACCGCGTTGTGGCACTGGAAAATACGCTGCTGTACCGGATTAATTATGCATCTTTGCTGGAAAAAGTGGCGGACTACCCGCAAGTTATAGCTCAGCTTGCGCCTAATATCCCCACCCGTCTGGCCCACTCAACCCATCGGCCGGTCACCGAGAGCGCTGACACTATTTTTCTGCAACCGGTCAGTCAATTGCTCAACTCAAAGATTGCGATTGTTTCACCGGATACCACGATTCAGCAGGTTGCACACCGGATGCGGAACGAACTGCGCAGTTCATGTGCGGCGATTGTCGATGAGCAACAAAAACTGATTGGCCTGGTGACAGATAAAGACATGACCAAACGGGTCGTGGCCCAGGGCTGGGATGTCCAACAACCGATATCTTCCATCATGACCACGCACCTTCACACGGTAAACCGCCGCGATCTGGTCTTGAATGCCACTGAGTTGATGATGCAGCATCACATCCAGAATATTCCGGTCGTCGACGATAACTTTGCCATTGTGGGCATCATTACCCCACAGCAACTGATCCAAAAACACAGTATTCAGGCGGTGTTTCTCAACGAAAAAATTCGCCAGGCCGATTCGGTTGTAGCTCTGAGCGAACTAGGCACGGAACGCAATGCGCTGTTTTGTGCCTTGGTGGAAAGCGGTGTTTCCAGTGACATCATCAGCCAGGTCATGACACGGATTTACGATGCGTTTACCTGCCGCCTGCTGGAGCTGGCTGAGCAACACCTCGGCACGGCGCCGTGCGCATTCAGCTGGATTGCAGCCGGCTCCCATGCCCGACATGAAGTCCATCTTGGTTCAGATCAGGATAATGCCCTGATCCTTGCTGATTATGTAACAGAGAGCGACAAAGCCTATTTCAGCCATCTGGCGATGTACTTGTGTAAAGGGCTGGATCAGTGTGGCTATGCATTATGTAACGGTCGCTTTATGGCCGTGACCCGGCAATGGTGTCAGCCGCTGCACATCTGGCAGGAGTACTACCGCAAGTGGTCACGGGCGCCGGAATATGACCAGTTACTCAATCTGAACGTGTTTATTGAAATTCGTCATATCGCCGGTGATCAGAGCCTGTTTGCCGCCCTTGACAGCCAGCGCCAACAGCAGATCAGTGCCAATCCGAAACTGATGGCTGCGCTGGTAACCAACACACTGCGCACCCGTCCGCCGCTTGGTATCTTCAACAATCTGGTCCTTAAAAAAGATGGCCTCAGCGGAGAAAAAACACTCGATATCAAACACGCGGCTCTGAGCTGCCTGGTTGACATGGCGCGTATTTACGCGCTCAGTGCCGGCGGTCAGATGCAGGACACCCTGTCTCGCCTGCAATTTGCCGAGCAACATTCGCTGCTCAGCCACTCCTCTTATCAGGACTGCCTGGGGATTTATCACTTTGTCACCGACCTGCGTAACCAGCATCAGGTTGATGCGCTGCGCAGCGGTCGTCCAGTCAATAATTTGCTGCAGCCGGATCGGTTTGGAAGCTTTGAACGCCAGCATCTCAAAGACGCATTCCGGATCATCTCCGGCTTACAAGATGCAATGCGGGTCAAGTTCGGACAATAA
- a CDS encoding 3'-5' exonuclease has translation MLSRIATSSLLRQLEQQRQQILNESTHLPPYLQSWLRHPLPQADYDVRQQPILALDIETTGLDASSDQIVSIGWVPVINNIIRLSGAQYFLVKPLSQNHHQQARIHHILPQMQQQGIPLPQAIEVLFTELKGKVLLAHGSVIERQFIRQFTQLQGWPELPLIWLDTLKIEQTYRQFASHTAPHRAINDWRLSAMRQRYNLPDYQAHHALSDAISTAELYLAQQKRLYAKEYVPLETVLKASG, from the coding sequence ATGTTAAGCAGAATCGCAACATCATCGTTGCTGCGCCAACTGGAACAGCAACGTCAGCAGATACTCAATGAGAGCACGCACCTGCCGCCATACCTGCAATCCTGGTTACGCCACCCGCTGCCCCAGGCCGATTATGATGTACGCCAGCAACCGATACTGGCGCTGGATATTGAGACCACAGGTCTGGATGCCAGCAGCGACCAGATTGTCAGTATTGGCTGGGTACCTGTCATCAACAACATTATCCGTTTGTCGGGCGCGCAGTACTTTTTAGTGAAACCGTTATCACAAAATCATCACCAACAGGCCCGGATTCACCATATCCTGCCGCAAATGCAACAGCAGGGGATACCACTGCCGCAAGCAATTGAGGTACTATTTACTGAGTTAAAAGGTAAAGTGTTACTCGCACACGGTAGCGTGATTGAACGGCAATTTATCCGGCAATTCACTCAGTTACAAGGCTGGCCCGAGTTACCATTAATCTGGCTGGACACACTGAAAATCGAACAAACTTACCGTCAATTCGCTTCCCACACTGCGCCTCACCGGGCGATTAATGACTGGCGACTGAGTGCAATGCGCCAGCGTTATAATCTGCCCGATTATCAGGCGCATCATGCACTGTCGGACGCCATTTCGACCGCAGAACTCTATCTGGCCCAACAAAAACGTCTGTATGCCAAAGAGTATGTTCCATTAGAAACAGTGTTGAAAGCGTCCGGGTAA
- a CDS encoding UDP-glucose--hexose-1-phosphate uridylyltransferase, with the protein MTNIEFNPVDHPHRRYNPLTGQWVLVSPHRAKRPWSGQDETPSTALLPSYDQHCFLCPTNARISGDVNPDYSGTYVFNNDFAALMTDSPQAPQSDSPLFKIQGVTGLSRVICFSPDHSKTLPELPVAGIRAVIDTWNEQIEELGKEYLWVQAFENKGETMGCSQPHPHGQIWANSFLPNEIERKEANLKAYYQQHGTNLLVDYVQAELADGSRIVVETEHWVALVPYWAAWPFETMLLPKTHVRRMNELSDEQRDDLALAIKKLTSRYDNLFQCSFPYSMGWHYAPFFSAGTDIEHWQLHALFYPPLLRSATVRKFMVGYEMLAETQRDLTAEQAAQRLRDVADIHYKEQA; encoded by the coding sequence ATGACAAATATTGAATTTAATCCGGTGGATCATCCGCACCGTCGCTATAACCCTCTGACCGGACAATGGGTATTGGTCTCTCCCCATCGTGCCAAGCGCCCGTGGAGCGGTCAGGACGAAACACCGTCTACCGCCCTGTTACCGAGCTATGATCAGCACTGTTTTCTCTGTCCGACCAACGCCCGGATTTCGGGCGATGTGAACCCGGATTATTCGGGGACTTATGTGTTCAATAATGATTTTGCGGCGTTAATGACGGATTCACCGCAAGCTCCGCAGTCGGACAGTCCGCTGTTTAAAATTCAGGGTGTGACCGGTTTGAGCCGGGTAATTTGCTTTTCTCCGGATCACAGCAAAACCCTGCCGGAGCTTCCGGTTGCCGGAATTCGCGCCGTGATTGATACCTGGAATGAGCAGATTGAAGAGCTGGGTAAAGAGTACCTCTGGGTGCAGGCGTTTGAGAACAAGGGTGAAACCATGGGGTGTTCGCAGCCACACCCGCATGGCCAGATTTGGGCCAACAGCTTCTTACCCAATGAAATTGAGCGTAAAGAAGCCAACCTCAAAGCCTATTACCAGCAACACGGTACTAACCTGCTGGTGGATTATGTTCAGGCAGAGCTGGCTGACGGTTCACGCATCGTGGTGGAAACAGAGCACTGGGTGGCACTGGTGCCTTACTGGGCTGCCTGGCCGTTTGAAACCATGCTGCTGCCCAAGACCCATGTTCGGCGCATGAATGAACTGAGCGATGAGCAACGTGATGATCTGGCGCTGGCAATTAAAAAACTGACCAGTCGTTACGATAACCTGTTCCAGTGCTCTTTCCCGTATTCGATGGGCTGGCATTATGCGCCGTTTTTCAGCGCCGGAACCGATATCGAACACTGGCAGTTACATGCACTGTTCTATCCGCCTCTGCTGCGCAGCGCCACAGTGCGTAAGTTCATGGTCGGTTATGAAATGCTGGCTGAAACTCAGCGTGATCTGACCGCGGAACAGGCGGCGCAGCGTCTGCGTGATGTCGCGGACATCCACTATAAAGAACAAGCCTGA
- a CDS encoding helix-turn-helix domain-containing protein, whose protein sequence is MELSPVFARRLYLALLVESLERPNVPKLIEKTGWPRRTIQDVIKALPGIGIELMFIQDGRRHNDGYYQLSDWGPFDSQWVLDRKTAIAASLGFSA, encoded by the coding sequence ATGGAATTGAGTCCTGTATTTGCAAGGCGCCTGTATTTAGCCTTGCTGGTGGAGAGTCTTGAGCGACCGAATGTTCCCAAACTGATTGAGAAGACCGGTTGGCCGCGGCGTACTATCCAGGATGTGATCAAAGCACTGCCGGGGATCGGTATTGAATTGATGTTCATTCAGGATGGCCGACGTCATAACGATGGCTATTACCAGCTGTCTGATTGGGGGCCGTTCGACAGTCAGTGGGTACTGGATCGCAAAACGGCTATCGCTGCCAGTCTGGGTTTCAGTGCCTGA
- a CDS encoding ArsC family reductase: MTITMYGIPNCDTIKKARKWLEAQGVDYQFHDYRKDGVNADLVSEFCQALGWENVLNKRGTTYRQLTQEQKDSLNQDNAIPLLVEQPAMIKRPVLRVDGQLHIGFKAEQYASLFS, from the coding sequence ATGACCATCACTATGTACGGTATTCCCAATTGCGACACGATTAAAAAAGCACGCAAATGGCTCGAAGCACAAGGTGTGGATTATCAGTTTCACGACTATCGTAAAGATGGCGTCAACGCTGATCTGGTGAGCGAATTTTGTCAGGCTCTCGGCTGGGAAAATGTGCTCAACAAACGTGGCACTACCTATCGTCAACTGACACAAGAACAGAAAGATAGTCTTAATCAGGACAACGCTATCCCTTTGCTGGTTGAACAACCAGCGATGATCAAGCGCCCGGTTCTGCGTGTCGATGGTCAGCTCCATATCGGTTTTAAAGCCGAACAATACGCTTCTCTTTTCTCTTAA